Proteins encoded within one genomic window of Halogeometricum sp. S1BR25-6:
- the nrdR gene encoding transcriptional regulator NrdR, with protein MDCPDCGHDRTSVVDTRTGEDGATVRRRRECQRCSFRFTTYERPEWETLQVKKRDGRIEPFDRGKLRAGVERAVEKRPVDAATVESLVEAVERELAGRGTRIVSSSLVGELASDRLRDLDSVAYIRFVSVYEAFSDPEEFLDELDRVLDDRFERSDGSDDPDATTDDDSPDGTHTDDADD; from the coding sequence ATGGACTGCCCCGACTGCGGTCACGACCGGACGAGCGTCGTCGACACCCGGACCGGCGAGGACGGAGCGACCGTCCGCCGTCGACGGGAGTGTCAGCGGTGCTCGTTCCGCTTTACGACGTACGAACGACCCGAGTGGGAGACCCTCCAAGTGAAGAAACGCGACGGACGTATCGAACCGTTCGACCGGGGGAAACTCCGCGCCGGCGTCGAACGGGCCGTCGAGAAGCGGCCCGTGGACGCGGCGACCGTCGAGTCGCTGGTCGAGGCGGTGGAGCGGGAACTGGCGGGGCGGGGGACGCGTATCGTCTCCTCCAGCCTCGTCGGCGAACTCGCCTCCGACCGCCTCCGAGACCTCGACTCGGTGGCCTACATCCGGTTCGTCTCAGTGTACGAGGCGTTCTCGGACCCCGAGGAGTTCCTCGACGAACTCGACCGGGTGCTGGACGACCGGTTCGAGCGGTCCGACGGTTCCGACGACCCCGACGCGACGACGGACGACGACTCACCAGATGGCACGCACACAGACGACGCAGACGACTGA